From Etheostoma cragini isolate CJK2018 chromosome 1, CSU_Ecrag_1.0, whole genome shotgun sequence, a single genomic window includes:
- the mrpl16 gene encoding 39S ribosomal protein L16, mitochondrial, with protein sequence MFSFIKAAVGGLAGVCRTHGHQQGFLHNHLKVLAAGLKTHEIPPDYSDVVLPEKPKLKFMNKVPNFKKAKKEMKKLRDIQGPARAANAFTTGQYAIVAMGGGYLHWGHIEMIRLTVNRKMDSRTTFARWRINGPYKPVTRKGLGQRMGGGKGAIDHYVTPVRYGRLIVEVGGKVELGEVEHILTEVAKKLPFPAKVMSRESLAALQKEQADMEQNNQNPWTFKEVAQTNMLGIRKVLSPFDLRNHGRFTGKFHLPWRV encoded by the exons ATGTTTTCCTTCATCAAGGCTGCTGTCGGCGGATTGGCCGGTGTCTGTAGAACCCACGGTCACCAAcaag GTTTTTTACACAACCACTTAAAAGTCCTAGCTGCTGGTCTGAAGACACATGAAATCCCTCCAGACTACAGTG ATGTGGTTCTGCCAGAGAAACCCAAACTGAAGTTTATGAACAAGGTGCCTAACTTTAAAAAGGCCaagaaagagatgaagaagCTACGTGATATCCAAGGCCCAGCGAGGGCAGCAAATGCCTTCACTACAGGACAGTATGCTATTGTG GCCATGGGAGGGGGCTACCTTCATTGGGGTCACATAGAGATGATACGTCTAACGGTCAACCGCAAGATGGATTCCCGGACTACATTTGCCCGTTGGCGCATCAATGGCCCATATAAGCCCGTCACACGTAAAGGTCTGGGTCAGCGCATGGGTGGGGGCAAGGGAGCCATCGACCACTATGTGACACCTGTCCGCTACGGTCGTTTAATCGTGGAAGTGGGAGGAAAGGTGGAGCTGGGGGAGGTGGAGCATATCTTGACTGAAGTGGCAAAGAAACTACCTTTCCCTGCCAAG gTAATGAGCAGAGAGAGCCTAGCAGCTCTGCAAAAGGAGCAGGCTGATATGGAGCAGAATAATCAGAATCCCTGGACGTTCAAGGAGGTAGCGCAGACCAACATGCTCGGTATCAGGAAGGTGCTCAGCCCCTTTGACCTGCGCAACCACGGACGCTTCACAGGCAAATTTCACCTCCCATGGAGGGTGTGA